A window of Gasterosteus aculeatus chromosome 9, fGasAcu3.hap1.1, whole genome shotgun sequence contains these coding sequences:
- the LOC120824791 gene encoding glutaryl-CoA dehydrogenase, mitochondrial — translation MSLRGSVTRLLANSQKCAAVTACRAQGTAAAAVKDVAESKKPAKAPKVPFNWRDALNLEGQLTEEEIMIRDSFRDYCQEKLMPRVLMANRHEQFHREIVSEMGDLGVLGPTIKGYGCAGTSYVAYGLIAREVERVDSGYRSVMSVQSSLVMHPINAYGTEAQKEKYLPRLARGEILGCFGLTEPNHGSDPSSMETRAKYNPSSGTFSISGSKTWITNSPVADIAVVWAKCEDGKVRGFILERGMKGFATPKIEGKFSLRASATGMILMDEVEVPEENLLPNVSGLAGPFGCLNNARYGIAWGALGAAEFCFHAARQYTLDRMQFGVPLARNQLMQKKMADMLTEITLGLQSCLALGRLIDDKKAAPDMISMLKRNSCGKALDIARQARDMLGGNGISDEYHIIRHVMNLEAVNTYEGTHDIHALILGRAITGLQSFTVEK, via the exons ATGTCTCTCAGAGGTTCTGTAACCCGTCTGCTCGCCAACAGCCAGAAATGTGCTGCCGTCACTGCCTGCAGAGCCCAGGGCACAGCTGCTGCGGCTGTCAAAG aTGTCGCCGAAAGCAAAAAGCCTGCGAAGGCCC CCAAGGTGCCGTTCAACTGGCGAGACGCCCTAAATCTGGAGGGtcagctgacggaggaggagatcaTGATCCGGGACTCCTTCCGCGACTACTGCCAGGAAAAACTCATGCCCCGCGTCCTAATGGCCAACAGACACGAAC AATTCCACCGTGAGATTGTCTCAGAGATGGGAGATTTGGGCGTCTTAGGCCCGACTATTAAAG GGTACGGCTGTGCAGGCACTAGTTATGTGGCGTACGGCCTGATCGCCAGAGAGGTCGAGAGAGTGGACAGCGGGTATCGGTCCGTCATGAGTGTGCAGTCCTCACTCGTCATGCATCCAATCAATGCTTATGGCACCGAGGCCCAGAAGGAGAAGTACCTGCCCCGGCTTG CTCGAGGAGAGATCCTGGGCTGCTTCGGCCTGACGGAGCCCAACCACGGCAGTGATCCCAGCAGTATGGAGACCAGGGCCAAATACAACCCGTCCAGTGGTACCTTCTCCATCAGCGGATCCAAGACCTG gATCACAAATTCTCCTGTGGCAGACATTGCAGTGGTGTGGGCCAAGTGTGAAGATGGCAAAGTGCGGGGTTTCATCTTGGAGCGTGGAATGAAGGGTTTCGCCACCCCCAAGATTGAGGGCAAGTTCTCGCTGAGGGCGTCCGCCACTGGCATGATCCTGATGGATGAAGTGGAAGTTCCCGAGGAGAACCTACTGCCCAACGTCTCTGGTCTAGCT GGTCCCTTTGGCTGTCTGAACAACGCTCGGTATGGCATCGCATGGGGAGCTCTGGGAGCTGCTGAGTTCTGCTTCCACGCTGCCAGGCAGTACACTCTGGACAG AATGCAGTTCGGGGTGCCACTGGCCAGGAACCAGCTGATGCAGAAGAAAATGGCTGACATGCTGACAGAGATCACGCTTGGGCTTCAGTCATGTCTGGCCTTGGGAAGACTTATTGATGATAAAAA AGCAGCGCCTGACATGATCTCCATGCTCAAGAGGAACAGCTGTGGTAAGGCTTTGGATATTGCCAGACAAGCCAGAGACATGCTGGGTGGAAATGGCATCTCAGATGAGTACCACATAATCCGGCACGTCATGAACCTAGAGGCCGTCAACACATACGAAG GAACTCATGACATTCATGCCTTGATCCTGGGCAGAGCCATCACTGGACTGCAGTCTTTCACTGTTGAAAAGTAA
- the LOC120824757 gene encoding interleukin enhancer-binding factor 3 homolog isoform X2 has product MAKHSEVYPSPEELEAVQSIVSRVECALKTVSDQIDIPKDNKPNTELGSGESQDRVLRGVMRVGLVAKGLLLTGDKDLELVLLCSSKPTTTLLNQVAEQLYAQLEASSAATYKVSKCPEDAALVVTSTKESALTLTIHLTSPLVRTKQERQAPEKDEEEEATRTVDDPPDVLDRQKCLTALASLRHAKWFQAKVNNLSSAVLVIRIMRDLCNRVPTWTPLSGWPLELLVEKAIGTSERPMGAGESLRRVLECVASGILMEDGPGIKDPCEKETVDATAYLSLQQREDITQSAQFALRLCAFGQMHKVLGMDYKPIKPRISAGPGGREGTAQIPPAGHFNLPSKRPHTEMEKEGEGPQLNSKQRKFLKFQKRFQRKSFTDDFSMNAVMRLNQYKPGLEYRLISQTGPVHEPVFTMAVDLNGKPYEATGPSKRAAKLNVATKVLQDLGLPTGSESKAESSGDVEGTQDLVKPGSAASSTSEESGQGPILTKKGKNPVMELNEKRRSLKYELSAETGGSHEKCFVMEVEVDGQKFKGRGSNKKEAKAYAALTALEKLFPDDDSNRNTAKKKVTYTDMHIPGFGTIRGIPSDCGTRGWGLNRGRGRGRGKPFLPGPSYNKANYSYEGNTSAGYHQLYINNAASTTAECTGSGSSIGYGTFYPEGSDNFASQPVSSSDPSAPQAESYQSMPPPADQESPYSYGYGDEKKKMLTQGQNEALAGGYSMYSTAYPSSVTGGQAYNNYGWGNQSSGNEQGYGIHQGFGGENRGSFSGYGGMNY; this is encoded by the exons ATGGCTAAACACTCTGAAGTGTACCCTTCaccagaggagctggaggcggtgCAGTCAATTGTTTCCCGAGTGGAGTGTGCCCTTAAGACTGTGTCGGACCAGATTGATATCCCAAAAGATAACAAACCAAATACAGAGTTAGGGAG TGGTGAGTCACAAGACCGGGTCCTACGTGGGGTTATGAGGGTCGGCCTGGTGGCCAAGGGACTCCTGCTGACCGGAGACAAGGACTTGGAGCTTGTCCTGCTTTGTTCCAGCAAGCCTACCACCACCCTGCTCAATCAAGTGGCTGAACAATTATATGCACAGTTAGAG GCAAGTTCAGCTGCGACGTATAAAGTAAGCAAGTGTCCAGAGGACGCAGCACTTGTTGTGACGAGCACTAAGGAGTCGGCCCTGACTCTCACTATCCACCTGACGTCACCTCTGGTCAGGACAAAGCAAGAGAGACAAGCTCCAGAAAaggacgaggaagaagaag CGACGCGAACAGTTGACGATCCGCCGGACGTTCTGGACAGGCAGAAATGCCTCACTGCCTTGGCGTCTCTCCGCCACGCCAAGTGGTTCCAG GCCAAAGTCAACAATCTAAGTTCTGCCGTCCTCGTGATCCGGATCATGAGAGACTTGTGTAACCGTGTTCCTACCTGGACGCCACTCTCCGGATGG CCTCTTGAACTGCTGGTAGAGAAGGCCATCGGTACGTCGGAGAGACCAATGGGAGCAGGCGAGTCGTTACGAAGGGTTTTGGAGTGCGTTGCATCGGGAATCCTCATGGAAG ACGGCCCTGGAATAAAAGACCCGTGTGAGAAGGAAACGGTCGACGCCACCGCATatctgtctctgcagcagcgggaAGACATCACACAGAGTGCCCAG TTTGCTTTGAGGTTGTGTGCATTCGGACAAATGCACAAGGTGTTGGGGATGGACTATAAACCCATAAAGCCACGGATATCAGCAGGACCTGGCGGCAGAGAGGGCACAG CACAAATCCCACCTGCTGGACACTTCAACCTGCCATCCAAGAGACCTCACACAGAGATGgagaaggaaggggaggggccCCAACTCAACAGCAAACAGAGGAAGTTTCTCAAATTCCAGAAGCGCTTTCAGAGGAAATCAT tCACAGATGATTTCAGCATGAATGCCGTGATGCGTCTAAACCAGTACAAACCCGGCCTGGAGTACCGACTCATATCTCAGACTGGTCCGGTCCACGAGCCGGTCTTCACGATGGCCGTGGACTTGAACGGGAAGCCCTACGAGGCGACGGGGCCCTCCAAACGAGCTGCCAAACTTAATGTAGCCACCAAG GTTCTGCAGGACCTCGGTCTTCCAACAGGCTCAGAATCTAAAGCAGAGTCTTCTGGTGATGTTGAGGGAACCCAAGACTTAGTAAAACCTGGCAGCGCGGCCTCTTCTACATCGGAAGAA AGCGGTCAGGGTCCTATCTTGACCAAAAAGGGGAAGAACCCTGTGATGGAGCTGAATGAGAAGCGCCGCAGCCTGAAGTACGAACTGTCTGCCGAGACGGGCGGCTCTCATGAAAAGTGTTTTGTCATGGAG GTGGAGGTCGATGGGCAGAAGTTCAAAGGGAGAGGTTCCAATAAGAAGGAAGCGAAGGCCTACGCTGCCCTCACTGCTCTGGAGAAGCTGTTCCCAGACGACGACAGCAACAGGAATACTGCAAAGAAGAAGGTCACTTACACCGACATG CACATCCCCGGGTTTGGCACGATCCGTGGCATTCCTTCAGACTGCGGGACTCGCGGCTGGGGTCTCAACAGGGGCCGTGGCCGGGGCCGGGGCAAACCGTTTCTACCTGGACCGAGCTACAACAAGG ctaaCTACAGTTATGAGGGCAACACCAGCGCAGGTTATC aTCAGCTCTATATTAACAATGCAGCAAGCACCACAGCCGAATGCACTGGGTCAGGCAGCAGCATTGGCTACGGCACCTTTTACCCCGAGGGCAGCGACAACTTCGCCTCCCAACCCGTCTCCAGCTCCGATCCCAGCGCCCCGCAGGCGGAGAGCTACCAGTCGATGCCTCCTCCTGCTGACCAGGAGAGCCCCTACAGCTACGGGTATggagatgagaagaagaagatgctgACCCAAGGTCAGAATGAGGCCCTGGCAGGAGGCTACTCTATGTACAGTACAGCTTACCCCAGCTCTGTGACGGGGGGTCAAGCGTACAACAACTACG GCTGGGGAAACCAGTCATCTGGCAATGAGCAGGGATACGGCATTCACCAGGGTTTCGGAGGAGAAAACCGGGGCTCGTTTTCTGGATACGGAGGCATGAATTACTAA
- the syce2 gene encoding synaptonemal complex central element protein 2 has protein sequence MDFFFDDLALPSSSQSTSDMQHEEPHGFTAETHLSPDMPEDPKSWSGKSSLTSATEGQEQHTSSSIAEISRRVQELVEKMNDSRTTNQQVLDSFQEKLVEKVTETCQKMKEHMYTIYDETSKEMEVMLQELCEVLESCTKLNSELEEASQALESLRGALAITQASEP, from the exons ATGGATTTTTTCTTCGATGACCTCGCGTTGCCCTCCAGCTCTCAGTCCACATCCGACATGCAACACGAAGAGCCACATGGCTTCACAGCAGAGACCCACCTGTCCCCAGATATG CCAGAAGATCCTAAGTCATGGAGCGGGAAGTCCTCTCTCACGAGCGCGACCGAGGGTCAAGAGCAGCATACCAG CTCAAGTATAGCTGAGATCAGCAGAAGAGTTCAGGAACTGGTTGAAAAGATGAATGACAGCCGCACCACCAACCAGCAAGTTTTGGACAGCTTCCAGGAGAAGTTAGTGGAGAAG GTGACAGAGACGTGTCAGAAGATGAAGGAGCACATGTACACGATCTATGACGAGACCAGTAAAGAGATGGAGGTGATGCTGCAGGAGTTATGCGAGGTGCTGGAGAGCTGCACTAAGCTCAACAGTGAGCTCGAGGAGGCCAGCCAGGCGCTGGAGAGTCTCAGAGGAGCGCTGGCCATTACGCAGGCATCAGAACCCTGA
- the LOC120824801 gene encoding prostaglandin E2 receptor EP1 subtype, giving the protein MLALSRCNSSASQPLPRPSNDSGGKVEFRVAVEGLSLQENHTHGQPTTGGVVVVILSMTLGIISNIVALFILANAYSLQRRRTKATFLLFASSLVVTDFVGHVIPGALVLRLYLSGGAHPEDFNDSDRMCQFLGGSMVFFGLCPLFMGCAMAAERCLGVTKPLLHSSLVTKTRTKICLSVIWLVPLCVAMLPCLRLGSYTYQEPGTWCFIKVLSDTQEVDLVFVVLFSGLGLTSLAVALVCNTISGLTLVLARLRRKPGSHHSAKSHDIEMVVQLVGIMVTSCICWSPLLILALMSVIHSYTGSIGEDFSSYKTLMVMSVRLATWNQILDPWVYILLRRTVLRKIYLIAKCQAGLRANVLGRWEPSSFRSSEKNVNQV; this is encoded by the exons ATGTTAGCTTTGAGCCGCTGCAACTCCTCCGCTTCCCAGCCGCTCCCTCGTCCCTCCAATGACAGCGGAGGGAAGGTGGAGTTTAGGGTGGCTGTTGAAGGTCTGTCGCTGCAGGAAAACCACACCCATGGGCAGCCCACCACCGGCGGCGTTGTCGTCGTCATTCTGTCCATGACATTGGGCATCATCTCCAACATCGTGGCTCTCTTCATCCTAGCCAATGCCTACTCGCTCCAGCGTCGGCGCACCAAAGCCACATTTCTTCTGTTTGCCAGTTCACTGGTGGTCACAGACTTCGTCGGCCACGTGATCCCGGGTGCCCTTGTTCTCCGACTCTACCTCTCTGGAGGTGCGCACCCCGAGGACTTCAACGACTCTGATAGGATGTGTCAGTTCCTGGGTGGCAGCATGGTCTTCTTTGGCCTGTGCCCACTCTTTATGGGCTGCGCCATGGCGGCTGAGCGTTGCCTGGGTGTCACTAAGCCGCTGCTGCACTCATCCCTGGTAACCAAAACCCGAACAAAGATCTGCCTGTCTGTCATCTGGCTGGTACCTCTGTGCGTGGCCATGTTGCCGTGCTTACGGCTCGGCTCTTACACCTATCAGGAACCAGGTACCTGGTGTTTCATCAAAGTGCTCAGTGACACTCAGGAGGTGGAtttggtgtttgtggtgctgttCTCCGGACTCGGTCTGACCTCGCTGGCCGTGGCGCTGGTGTGCAACACCATCAGTGGACTGACCCTGGTGCTCGCTCGGCTCAGGAGGAAGCCCGGCTCCCATCATTCAGCCAAGTCCCATGACATAGAGATGGTTGTGCAACTGGTCGGCATCATGGTCACCTCGTGCATCTGTTGGAGCCCTCTGCTG ATCTTGGCCCTGATGTCTGTGATCCACTCCTACACAGGCTCTATTGGAGAAGACTTTTCCAGCTACAAAACTCTGATGGTGATGAGCGTGAGGCTGGCCACGTGGAACCAGATCCTCGACCCCTGGGTCTACATCCTGCTGCGCCGCACGGTCCTCCGCAAAATCTACCTCATTGCAAAGTGCCAGGCAGGACTCAGGGCTAATGTGTTGGGCCGATGGGAGCCCTCCTCTTTTCGTAGCTCAGAGAAGAACGTCAACCAGGTTTGA
- the acp5a gene encoding tartrate-resistant acid phosphatase type 5a isoform X1: MRLTLVYILIAAIPVAYCYSPAFEDLVETGSNRTSIKFLALGDWGGVPYPPYITAVQKATAREMSKVAQQMGADFVLALGDNFYFRGVDSVDSPRFQDTFESVYTAKSLKIPWYVLAGNHDHAGNVKAQIEYSHKSDRWNFPSYYYELNFHIPNTGKTLTIIMLDTVLLCGNSDDFLDETPRGPLRMMDANRQVTWLQERLAQSRADFLLVAGHYPVWSVSEHGPTACLLQRVKPLLVKYNATAYLCGHDHNLQYIEESGVGYVVSGAGNFLDPDIRHWNRVPKGSVKFFSGKASTLGGFVHAEVTKDKMFLTFFQATGTSLYRTALSQRSFE, from the exons atgcgGCTCACACTGGTATACATCTTAATTGCTGCCATTCCTGTGGCCTACTGCTATTCTCCTGCCTTTGAAGACCTGGTAGAAACTGGCA GCAACCGAACCTCCATAAAGTTCCTGGCTTTAGGAGACTGGGGTGGGGTGCCTTATCCCCCCTACATCACTGCTGTGCAGAAGGCTACTGCTCGAGAAATGAGCAAAGTAGCACAGCAGATGGGAGCTGACTTTGTTCTGGCCCTTGGCGATAACTTCTACTTCAGAGGTGTGGACAGTGTCGATTCGCCTCGGTTTCAG GATACTTTTGAGTCGGTGTACACCGCAAAGTCTCTCAAAATCCCCTGGTATGTGCTTGCTGGCAATCATGACCATGCAGGCAACGTCAAAGCCCAGATTGAGTACAGCCACAAATCTGACCGCTG gaACTTCCCCTCCTACTATTATGAGCTGAACTTCCACATCCCCAACACCGGGAAGACTCTGACCATCATCATGCTCGACACCGTGTTGCTGTGCGGTAACTCTGACGACTTCCTGGACGAGACGCCCAGAGGCCCTCTGCGCATGATGGACGCCAACCGCCAGGTGACGTGGCTGCAGGAGCGATTGGCTCAGTCCAGGGCCGACTTCCTGTTGGTGGCCGGCCATTACCCCGTGTGGTCGGTGTCCGAGCACGGGCCCACGGCGTGTCTGCTGCAGCGGGTCAAGCCCCTGCTCGTCAAATACAACGCCACCGCTTACCTCTGCGGCCATGACCACAACCTGCAG TACATCGAAGAGTCCGGCGTGGGCTACGTGGTGAGCGGCGCTGGCAACTTCCTGGATCCCGATATCCGTCACTGGAATCGCGTTCCCAAAGGTTCTGTGAAGTTCTTCAGTGGGAAAGCTTCGACGCTGGGAGGCTTTGTCCATGCAGAAGTCACAAAGGACAAGATGTTCTTGACCTTCTTCCAGGCTACAGGCACTTCTCTCTACCGCACGGCGCTCTCACAAAGGAGCTTTGAGTAG
- the LOC144383294 gene encoding uncharacterized protein LOC144383294 yields MCGGGWSDDCNMMLNMKLVTGCETALQRSRRVNLVATEPLYKEYKPPARDVIQLPKSILYLLVAALVVVAVAYAIVGHLIKDLMLDITDCLLGPYEDDLKKDGEVEKVSPLHMQPVLNHSHPNAFHVWDQDDVIISIPFGGEGTLSSPLSSPLIAVIPKIPYFFPNSHSVNSPSHNQPIPRESDA; encoded by the exons ATGTGTGGTGGAGGATGGAGTGATGATTGCAACATGATGCTAAACATGAAACTTGTTACAGGATGTGAAACGGCGCTGCAAAGGTCCAGACGTGTTAACTTGGTCGCGACAG AGCCTCTGTACAAGGAGTACAAGCCTCCCGCTAGGGACGTCATCCAGCTCCCCAAATCCATCCTCTACCTCCTCGTGGCCGCTCTGGTTGTAGTTGCTGTGGCTTACGCTATCGTTGGACACCTCATCAAAGACCTCATGCTGGACATTACAG ACTGTTTACTGGGCCCATACGAGGACGACCTGAAAAAagatggagaggtggagaaagtCAGTCCGCTGCACATGCAGCCTGTGCTCAACCACTCTCATCCGAATGCCTTCCACGTTTGGGACCAAGACGACGTCATCATTTCCATACCTTTCGGAGGCGAGGGCACCCTGTCCAGCCCTCTATCCAGCCCTCTGATTGCTGTCATCCCAAAAATACCTTATTTTTTCCCCAACTCCCATAGCGTCAACAGCCCGTCCCACAATCAGCCGATCCCGAGGGAGAGTGATGCCTGA
- the acp5a gene encoding tartrate-resistant acid phosphatase type 5a isoform X2, producing MSKVAQQMGADFVLALGDNFYFRGVDSVDSPRFQDTFESVYTAKSLKIPWYVLAGNHDHAGNVKAQIEYSHKSDRWNFPSYYYELNFHIPNTGKTLTIIMLDTVLLCGNSDDFLDETPRGPLRMMDANRQVTWLQERLAQSRADFLLVAGHYPVWSVSEHGPTACLLQRVKPLLVKYNATAYLCGHDHNLQYIEESGVGYVVSGAGNFLDPDIRHWNRVPKGSVKFFSGKASTLGGFVHAEVTKDKMFLTFFQATGTSLYRTALSQRSFE from the exons ATGAGCAAAGTAGCACAGCAGATGGGAGCTGACTTTGTTCTGGCCCTTGGCGATAACTTCTACTTCAGAGGTGTGGACAGTGTCGATTCGCCTCGGTTTCAG GATACTTTTGAGTCGGTGTACACCGCAAAGTCTCTCAAAATCCCCTGGTATGTGCTTGCTGGCAATCATGACCATGCAGGCAACGTCAAAGCCCAGATTGAGTACAGCCACAAATCTGACCGCTG gaACTTCCCCTCCTACTATTATGAGCTGAACTTCCACATCCCCAACACCGGGAAGACTCTGACCATCATCATGCTCGACACCGTGTTGCTGTGCGGTAACTCTGACGACTTCCTGGACGAGACGCCCAGAGGCCCTCTGCGCATGATGGACGCCAACCGCCAGGTGACGTGGCTGCAGGAGCGATTGGCTCAGTCCAGGGCCGACTTCCTGTTGGTGGCCGGCCATTACCCCGTGTGGTCGGTGTCCGAGCACGGGCCCACGGCGTGTCTGCTGCAGCGGGTCAAGCCCCTGCTCGTCAAATACAACGCCACCGCTTACCTCTGCGGCCATGACCACAACCTGCAG TACATCGAAGAGTCCGGCGTGGGCTACGTGGTGAGCGGCGCTGGCAACTTCCTGGATCCCGATATCCGTCACTGGAATCGCGTTCCCAAAGGTTCTGTGAAGTTCTTCAGTGGGAAAGCTTCGACGCTGGGAGGCTTTGTCCATGCAGAAGTCACAAAGGACAAGATGTTCTTGACCTTCTTCCAGGCTACAGGCACTTCTCTCTACCGCACGGCGCTCTCACAAAGGAGCTTTGAGTAG
- the LOC120824757 gene encoding interleukin enhancer-binding factor 3 isoform X1: protein MAAAASQWDEHQAYEELLYWDSLIQQGHRLLPHDFDRYEDLRYWYDCLCYEEELRQYHDYISVIGEIEDHRHLEEAAVPQVCAGPHDRHVMAKHSEVYPSPEELEAVQSIVSRVECALKTVSDQIDIPKDNKPNTELGSGESQDRVLRGVMRVGLVAKGLLLTGDKDLELVLLCSSKPTTTLLNQVAEQLYAQLEASSAATYKVSKCPEDAALVVTSTKESALTLTIHLTSPLVRTKQERQAPEKDEEEEATRTVDDPPDVLDRQKCLTALASLRHAKWFQAKVNNLSSAVLVIRIMRDLCNRVPTWTPLSGWPLELLVEKAIGTSERPMGAGESLRRVLECVASGILMEDGPGIKDPCEKETVDATAYLSLQQREDITQSAQFALRLCAFGQMHKVLGMDYKPIKPRISAGPGGREGTAQIPPAGHFNLPSKRPHTEMEKEGEGPQLNSKQRKFLKFQKRFQRKSFTDDFSMNAVMRLNQYKPGLEYRLISQTGPVHEPVFTMAVDLNGKPYEATGPSKRAAKLNVATKVLQDLGLPTGSESKAESSGDVEGTQDLVKPGSAASSTSEESGQGPILTKKGKNPVMELNEKRRSLKYELSAETGGSHEKCFVMEVEVDGQKFKGRGSNKKEAKAYAALTALEKLFPDDDSNRNTAKKKVTYTDMHIPGFGTIRGIPSDCGTRGWGLNRGRGRGRGKPFLPGPSYNKANYSYEGNTSAGYHQLYINNAASTTAECTGSGSSIGYGTFYPEGSDNFASQPVSSSDPSAPQAESYQSMPPPADQESPYSYGYGDEKKKMLTQGQNEALAGGYSMYSTAYPSSVTGGQAYNNYGWGNQSSGNEQGYGIHQGFGGENRGSFSGYGGMNY, encoded by the exons ATGGCGGCCGCTGCATCGCAGTGGGATGAGCACCAGGCGTACGAGGAGCTGCTGTACTGGGACAGCCTCATTCAACAGGGCCACCGCCTCCTCCCGCACGACTTCGACAG ATATGAGGACCTACGATACTGGTATGACTGCTTGTGTTATGAGGAGGAGCTGCGACAGTACCATGATTACATCTCCGTTATTGGCGAAATTGAGGACCATCGGCACCTTGAG GAAGCTGCAGTCCCACAGGTGTGCGCAGGGCCGCATGATCGTCACGTGATGGCTAAACACTCTGAAGTGTACCCTTCaccagaggagctggaggcggtgCAGTCAATTGTTTCCCGAGTGGAGTGTGCCCTTAAGACTGTGTCGGACCAGATTGATATCCCAAAAGATAACAAACCAAATACAGAGTTAGGGAG TGGTGAGTCACAAGACCGGGTCCTACGTGGGGTTATGAGGGTCGGCCTGGTGGCCAAGGGACTCCTGCTGACCGGAGACAAGGACTTGGAGCTTGTCCTGCTTTGTTCCAGCAAGCCTACCACCACCCTGCTCAATCAAGTGGCTGAACAATTATATGCACAGTTAGAG GCAAGTTCAGCTGCGACGTATAAAGTAAGCAAGTGTCCAGAGGACGCAGCACTTGTTGTGACGAGCACTAAGGAGTCGGCCCTGACTCTCACTATCCACCTGACGTCACCTCTGGTCAGGACAAAGCAAGAGAGACAAGCTCCAGAAAaggacgaggaagaagaag CGACGCGAACAGTTGACGATCCGCCGGACGTTCTGGACAGGCAGAAATGCCTCACTGCCTTGGCGTCTCTCCGCCACGCCAAGTGGTTCCAG GCCAAAGTCAACAATCTAAGTTCTGCCGTCCTCGTGATCCGGATCATGAGAGACTTGTGTAACCGTGTTCCTACCTGGACGCCACTCTCCGGATGG CCTCTTGAACTGCTGGTAGAGAAGGCCATCGGTACGTCGGAGAGACCAATGGGAGCAGGCGAGTCGTTACGAAGGGTTTTGGAGTGCGTTGCATCGGGAATCCTCATGGAAG ACGGCCCTGGAATAAAAGACCCGTGTGAGAAGGAAACGGTCGACGCCACCGCATatctgtctctgcagcagcgggaAGACATCACACAGAGTGCCCAG TTTGCTTTGAGGTTGTGTGCATTCGGACAAATGCACAAGGTGTTGGGGATGGACTATAAACCCATAAAGCCACGGATATCAGCAGGACCTGGCGGCAGAGAGGGCACAG CACAAATCCCACCTGCTGGACACTTCAACCTGCCATCCAAGAGACCTCACACAGAGATGgagaaggaaggggaggggccCCAACTCAACAGCAAACAGAGGAAGTTTCTCAAATTCCAGAAGCGCTTTCAGAGGAAATCAT tCACAGATGATTTCAGCATGAATGCCGTGATGCGTCTAAACCAGTACAAACCCGGCCTGGAGTACCGACTCATATCTCAGACTGGTCCGGTCCACGAGCCGGTCTTCACGATGGCCGTGGACTTGAACGGGAAGCCCTACGAGGCGACGGGGCCCTCCAAACGAGCTGCCAAACTTAATGTAGCCACCAAG GTTCTGCAGGACCTCGGTCTTCCAACAGGCTCAGAATCTAAAGCAGAGTCTTCTGGTGATGTTGAGGGAACCCAAGACTTAGTAAAACCTGGCAGCGCGGCCTCTTCTACATCGGAAGAA AGCGGTCAGGGTCCTATCTTGACCAAAAAGGGGAAGAACCCTGTGATGGAGCTGAATGAGAAGCGCCGCAGCCTGAAGTACGAACTGTCTGCCGAGACGGGCGGCTCTCATGAAAAGTGTTTTGTCATGGAG GTGGAGGTCGATGGGCAGAAGTTCAAAGGGAGAGGTTCCAATAAGAAGGAAGCGAAGGCCTACGCTGCCCTCACTGCTCTGGAGAAGCTGTTCCCAGACGACGACAGCAACAGGAATACTGCAAAGAAGAAGGTCACTTACACCGACATG CACATCCCCGGGTTTGGCACGATCCGTGGCATTCCTTCAGACTGCGGGACTCGCGGCTGGGGTCTCAACAGGGGCCGTGGCCGGGGCCGGGGCAAACCGTTTCTACCTGGACCGAGCTACAACAAGG ctaaCTACAGTTATGAGGGCAACACCAGCGCAGGTTATC aTCAGCTCTATATTAACAATGCAGCAAGCACCACAGCCGAATGCACTGGGTCAGGCAGCAGCATTGGCTACGGCACCTTTTACCCCGAGGGCAGCGACAACTTCGCCTCCCAACCCGTCTCCAGCTCCGATCCCAGCGCCCCGCAGGCGGAGAGCTACCAGTCGATGCCTCCTCCTGCTGACCAGGAGAGCCCCTACAGCTACGGGTATggagatgagaagaagaagatgctgACCCAAGGTCAGAATGAGGCCCTGGCAGGAGGCTACTCTATGTACAGTACAGCTTACCCCAGCTCTGTGACGGGGGGTCAAGCGTACAACAACTACG GCTGGGGAAACCAGTCATCTGGCAATGAGCAGGGATACGGCATTCACCAGGGTTTCGGAGGAGAAAACCGGGGCTCGTTTTCTGGATACGGAGGCATGAATTACTAA